AGGGGCGTGCGCAATTCGTGCGACACGTTGGCCACGAAGTCCCTGCGTACCCTCTCGAGCCGCATGAGCTCCGTTATGTCGTGAAACACGGCCACAGCGCCCAACTGCCCGCCCTTTTCCGTGTCGGCGGATGTGGGCAGCGAAATGCAGACCGACATGACCTGACCTGAAGGCAGCTCAAGATGCAGATAGCGCTGCATGCGGCCGCTTTCTGCGGCGAGTCCTTCATTGCTGCCGTCCTCGCCGTCCTCGCCAGCCTCGCCATCCTCAAAGCCTTCAAGGTCTGGCGCGACCGGATATTCATCGCCTCTCTGGGCACCATCTGTCTGGGCACCATCTGTCTGGGCATCGGCTGTCTGGGCCTTGGCTGCGTCACTACCTGCCGCGCCCTGGCCCGCAGGCCTTTCGCCCGCCACAAGTTTCGGCACAAGTTCCGGGTAGTCCTGCGCCACGGAGGCGGCAAGGGCCAGCGCCCGCTGGCGCGCATGGTTACGGGCTTCCGCCTCTGCCATGAGGTCGTCAACAGCATTTTGCAAAGGCGGCGATGGGATGACTTCAACCACCTGAGCGCCCAGAGCCGACGCGGCATCGGGAAATTCCCTGGCCAGCGCCCTGTTGCAGCGGCGGATGCGCCCGCGCGGGCCAAGCACAAGCACCCCGTCGCTCATGGTATCGAGGATGCTTTCAAGCTGGGCTGTCTGTTCGGCCGCCGCACGGATGTGCTCCTCGATATTTTCGGCCATGCGGTTCACGGCGTCTGCCAGAGGCGCGAACTCGCGCCCTGGAATGCGGCGCAGGCGACGCTGAAAGTTGCCCAGCGATATGGCCTCCACCACAGACACCATCTGGCTTAACGAGCGCCGCAACGCTCCGGACAGCAGCCCGGCCAGCACCAGTGAAAGCGCCACGGTAATAAGGCCAATGCGCGTGAAGACGGCAAGCTGGCTGTCTATAATCTGCCTGAGGCTGACCAGCGGCACGGAAACGCGCAAAATGTCGCCGTTTTGCAGGGCCACTGCCGCATAGGCCAGATCAGTGCCCAGGGTGCCGCTGGGCCGGATGGTAAAGCCCGGCTTTCCGGCCATGGCCTCGCGTACTTCGGGCCTGTCGGCATGATTGTCCAGACGGGTGACGGGCTGCGCTCCGGGGGCAGTATCGCCCAGCACGCTGCCCTTGCTGTTCAGCAGAGACAGGCGCTCTTCAGGCATATCAAGAATGGCCGCCAGTTGAGGAAGCCCGGATGTATGGTCGCCAAGCCTGTCCAGTATGGCCCCGGCCAGCACTGTTTCACGCACAAGACGTTCACGCGCGGAATCAAGCTGGGCCTTTTCAAACCAGGCCTTGCCGTAGAACACGGCCACAGCTATGGAAACCAGGGCCACGGCCAGCATGCCGTAAAAAATTCGGGTTCTGAATGAAAACATAGTTCCCTGCCAATGCGGCCTTGCCGCCAGCTTTGCTATGGGCCCCACGGGCGCAGCCCGCGCGGGCCTTTCTACTCCTTGATTCTGTAGCCGACGCCGCGTACCGTTTCCAGCATGGCGGCCGCGCCGCCGAGCTTGGCGCGCAAACGCCGCACATGGGTATCCACGGTGCGGGCATACCCTTCAAAAGAATAGCCCCACACCTTGTTCAACAGCTGCTCGCGCGTGCGCACTGCTCCCGCATGGCGGAGCAGGTCTTCAAGCAGACGAAACTCCGTGGCGGTGAGCGGCATTTCTTCGCCCTGCACCTCGGCCGTATGGGCTTCGGGCCGCAGGCGAATGCCGTGACGTTCGAGCACAGGGCTTTCACTGCTGCGCGTCCCGCGCCGCAATACCGCCCGAATGCGCAGCATGAGTTCACGCACGCTGAAGGGCTTGACCACGTAGTCGTCCGCCCCAAGGCTCAATCCCACGACCCTGTCCATTTCTTCGCCCCTGGCTGTCAGCATGAGAACCGGAATATTGGCGGTTTCTGACTGCGCACCCAGACGGCGGCAGACCTCAAATCCGTCAAAACCCGGCAGCATGACGTCCAGCAGCATCAGGTCGGGCATATGTTGCCGGGCCAGCTTGAGACCTTCATTACCGTCGGCTGCCTCCAGCACGCTGAAGCCTTCACGCTCAAGATTGAAACGTAAAAGTTCACGGATGTCGGCTTCATCTTCAACTATCAGTATTTGTTGACTCATAGTTCACACCTCTCTGACGCAGCCAGAGTACACCGCCTCATTGCGCCATTGTGATGGTGGATTTGTTACAATTGCGTGACGACCTGTAAAACTTAAAAAACCATGCCCCACGCGGGTTTGAAAAGCAATTGCGGGCT
The window above is part of the Desulfovibrio sp. genome. Proteins encoded here:
- a CDS encoding response regulator; translation: MSQQILIVEDEADIRELLRFNLEREGFSVLEAADGNEGLKLARQHMPDLMLLDVMLPGFDGFEVCRRLGAQSETANIPVLMLTARGEEMDRVVGLSLGADDYVVKPFSVRELMLRIRAVLRRGTRSSESPVLERHGIRLRPEAHTAEVQGEEMPLTATEFRLLEDLLRHAGAVRTREQLLNKVWGYSFEGYARTVDTHVRRLRAKLGGAAAMLETVRGVGYRIKE
- a CDS encoding ATP-binding protein is translated as MFSFRTRIFYGMLAVALVSIAVAVFYGKAWFEKAQLDSARERLVRETVLAGAILDRLGDHTSGLPQLAAILDMPEERLSLLNSKGSVLGDTAPGAQPVTRLDNHADRPEVREAMAGKPGFTIRPSGTLGTDLAYAAVALQNGDILRVSVPLVSLRQIIDSQLAVFTRIGLITVALSLVLAGLLSGALRRSLSQMVSVVEAISLGNFQRRLRRIPGREFAPLADAVNRMAENIEEHIRAAAEQTAQLESILDTMSDGVLVLGPRGRIRRCNRALAREFPDAASALGAQVVEVIPSPPLQNAVDDLMAEAEARNHARQRALALAASVAQDYPELVPKLVAGERPAGQGAAGSDAAKAQTADAQTDGAQTDGAQRGDEYPVAPDLEGFEDGEAGEDGEDGSNEGLAAESGRMQRYLHLELPSGQVMSVCISLPTSADTEKGGQLGAVAVFHDITELMRLERVRRDFVANVSHELRTPLTAIQGYAETLVSLDGPPECRRFGEIILKHGAYLSRMVEDLLTLARLEGKSGSLELGPVDPRDALAQATGMCREVLERRRCKVESQIPADCRVMASPPHLTQIFRNLLENAGRYAPEGGSIRVSARQVGDSVVFRVTDDGPGIPKQDLERIFERFYQVERHRGQASTGLGLAICKHIIERHGGSIRAESPASDGNTALVFTLTSVHGAA